The Treponema succinifaciens DSM 2489 region GAAAATTTTTTATGGTCATAAAAACTCCAAAGCAATATCGCATTTGAAATTTCTCCATCTCTTCCGCCACGACCAGCTTCCTGAATATAAGATTCCGCGCTTGGACTTGGTTCCAAATGAATGACAGTGCGGATATTTTTCTTGTCCACTCCCATTCCAAAAGCGCAAGTACAGCACAAAATTGCATCGTCTTTTGGATAAAACCATTTTTCAACTTTTTGCTTTTCTTCACGACTCATTCCGGCATGATAAAATTTCACTTTGTCGTTTCCGCAGTAAGCAGAAAGTTCTCTTGCCATGTCTTCCGATTTTGCACGAGTTCCACAAAAAATAATCAGCGGCTTTTGTTCCGTAAGTGCAAGTAAAAAGGCAGTCCGTTTTTTCGCATAGCATTTTATAACCTGATAGTGAATGTTCGGACGATCGCTTTCACTTCTTACAATTTTTGCTTCTCCATCAAAAAGAACTTCAGAAACTCTTGAAAGAACATTTTCTGAAGCAGTCGCAGTAAAAGCGGTTACAACAGGCGGATTAATTTTCTTTATAACTTTTCCAAGATTTAAATACGCAGGCCTAAAAGAATCGCCCCACTCGCTTACACAATGAGCCTCGTCAATTGCAATGTGAACAATTCCAAATGAACAAAGCCGCTCCAAAAGATTTTTATTTTGCAACGCCTCTGGATTTGTAATTATCACTTTTGCACCGTTCTTTATGCGCATAAAATTTTCTTCACGCTCCAAATCAGTCTGTCCGCCACGAAACACAACGCAGTCAAGACCGCCTTCATCCATTCTTCTTTTTTGATCTGAAATAAGCGCGAGCAAAGGATAGATAACAAGCG contains the following coding sequences:
- a CDS encoding RecQ family ATP-dependent DNA helicase, with translation MAEEINDEFYSVPESEEENTLDSDEVLQAAKKTFGISYFFPWQRIVIANILDSANPGNDILKDDVCSNGRQIVLLPTGAGKSLCFLAPALLLDKPTLVIYPLLALISDQKRRMDEGGLDCVVFRGGQTDLEREENFMRIKNGAKVIITNPEALQNKNLLERLCSFGIVHIAIDEAHCVSEWGDSFRPAYLNLGKVIKKINPPVVTAFTATASENVLSRVSEVLFDGEAKIVRSESDRPNIHYQVIKCYAKKRTAFLLALTEQKPLIIFCGTRAKSEDMARELSAYCGNDKVKFYHAGMSREEKQKVEKWFYPKDDAILCCTCAFGMGVDKKNIRTVIHLEPSPSAESYIQEAGRGGRDGEISNAILLWSFYDHKKFSAIKENDRRKVMQKFAESKTCRRQILLDALGGEQAACDGCDVCSGKSDKKIAPDAKIVMELVRKNPNRFTQDELNQEAMIALNKTAGKNCSVNIYEHSDMDEIISQLKMQKIIRIRKFPFKGLIAPARQNLKLCLRQLLRTKRNDFQSSIF